A region of Salinibacter sp. 10B DNA encodes the following proteins:
- a CDS encoding aconitate hydratase, with translation MGKNVAEKLIESHLVEGEMEVGEEIGLEMDQTLTQDATGTMVMLEFEAMGIPRVQTELSAQYVDHNLIQSDFKNPDDHLFLRSACKKFGAWYSRPGNGVSHPVHQERFGEPGKTLIGSDSHSPAAGAIGMLAIGAGGLDVAMAMAGKPYTINMPEVWGVKLTGELPDWVSAKDVILTMLERHDVDGGVGQIIEYYGPGLDSLSCMDRHVIANMGTELGATSTVFPADEEVRRFLKRQGREDAFREIQADADAEYDEYEEINLSELEPKIAKPSSPGNVVPVREVEGKEIYQSYVGSSANPGFRDFASAAEIVDGRQVHDRVSFDVNPTSRQILENLMNTGHLQMLTRAGARIHQAGCNGCIGMGQAPATGQISVRTVPRNFPGRSGTKEDAVYLVSPETAAASALTGEITDPRDLADLYDMEYPNAEEPDDISINTDQLVPPVSEEEAKGMELEKGPNVVSLPEFEELPQEFDLPVLLKVGDDISTDEIMPAGSRILPYRSNIPKISEFVFEQVDESFFDRAMEHQDNGFAVVGGTNYGQGSSREHAAIAPRWLGTRVKIAKSYARIHRQNLANFGILPLLFKDDESYDSIEQGDTLQFRNLRDQVKAGTDVELTNADKDETYVVEHDLSERELQMVLEGSQISVVKQEFATA, from the coding sequence ATGGGCAAAAACGTTGCAGAGAAACTAATTGAGAGTCACCTCGTCGAGGGCGAGATGGAGGTGGGGGAGGAGATTGGTCTTGAGATGGACCAGACCCTCACTCAGGATGCCACTGGGACGATGGTGATGCTTGAGTTTGAGGCCATGGGCATTCCGCGCGTGCAGACGGAACTGTCTGCGCAGTACGTGGACCACAACCTCATCCAGTCCGACTTTAAGAATCCGGATGACCACCTCTTCCTCCGCAGTGCCTGCAAGAAGTTTGGGGCATGGTACAGCCGGCCAGGCAATGGGGTGAGTCACCCCGTCCACCAGGAGCGATTCGGGGAGCCGGGCAAGACGCTCATCGGCTCGGATAGTCACTCGCCCGCCGCGGGGGCTATCGGCATGCTTGCCATCGGGGCCGGAGGGCTCGACGTGGCGATGGCGATGGCCGGCAAGCCGTATACGATCAACATGCCCGAGGTCTGGGGCGTGAAGCTGACAGGCGAGCTGCCGGACTGGGTGAGTGCGAAGGACGTGATTCTGACCATGCTGGAGCGCCACGATGTGGATGGTGGCGTGGGCCAGATCATTGAGTACTACGGACCGGGCCTCGACAGCCTGAGTTGCATGGACCGGCACGTGATCGCCAACATGGGCACGGAGCTGGGGGCCACCAGCACCGTCTTCCCGGCCGACGAAGAAGTGCGTCGCTTCCTGAAGCGGCAGGGTCGTGAGGATGCCTTCCGTGAGATTCAGGCAGACGCCGACGCAGAGTACGACGAGTACGAGGAAATCAATCTCTCCGAGCTGGAGCCGAAGATCGCCAAGCCGAGTAGCCCGGGCAATGTGGTGCCGGTGCGTGAGGTCGAAGGCAAGGAGATCTATCAGAGCTACGTCGGCTCGTCCGCCAACCCTGGCTTCCGTGACTTTGCAAGCGCCGCCGAAATTGTGGACGGCCGCCAGGTGCACGACCGCGTTTCGTTCGACGTGAACCCGACGTCGCGTCAGATCCTGGAGAACCTGATGAACACAGGTCACCTCCAGATGCTGACCCGTGCCGGCGCCCGCATCCACCAGGCCGGTTGCAATGGTTGCATCGGCATGGGGCAAGCTCCGGCCACCGGTCAAATCTCGGTGCGTACGGTGCCGCGCAACTTCCCCGGTCGTTCCGGCACGAAGGAGGACGCGGTGTATCTCGTCAGTCCCGAGACGGCTGCTGCCTCGGCCCTCACCGGCGAGATTACCGACCCGCGCGACTTGGCGGATCTCTATGATATGGAGTATCCGAATGCCGAGGAGCCGGACGACATCAGCATCAATACCGACCAGCTCGTCCCGCCGGTCTCCGAGGAGGAGGCGAAGGGCATGGAGCTGGAGAAGGGGCCGAATGTGGTGTCGCTTCCCGAATTCGAAGAGCTGCCGCAGGAGTTTGATCTCCCGGTGCTGTTGAAGGTGGGCGACGATATCTCGACCGATGAGATTATGCCGGCCGGCTCGCGCATTCTTCCGTACCGCTCCAACATTCCGAAGATTTCGGAATTCGTCTTCGAGCAGGTCGATGAGAGCTTCTTCGATCGCGCGATGGAGCACCAGGACAATGGCTTTGCCGTCGTCGGGGGCACCAACTACGGACAGGGATCCAGTCGGGAGCACGCTGCCATTGCGCCGCGGTGGCTTGGCACGCGCGTCAAGATTGCCAAGAGCTACGCTCGGATTCACCGGCAGAACCTGGCAAACTTTGGCATCCTGCCGCTCCTCTTCAAGGACGATGAGTCCTACGACAGCATTGAGCAAGGCGACACGCTTCAGTTCCGCAACCTGCGCGATCAGGTGAAGGCGGGCACGGACGTGGAGCTCACCAATGCGGATAAGGACGAAACCTACGTTGTGGAGCACGACCTCTCAGAGCGCGAGCTCCAGATGGTGCTTGAAGGCAGCCAGATTAGCGTCGTGAAGCAGGAGTTTGCTACGGCGTAG
- a CDS encoding squalene/phytoene synthase family protein has product MDLPRPFYNQWSSQRRPAAHALWDWHSALTQPQPIGENGTEERQQHFFEEERARAEAGEPMRLVRKEVWQEAYSVCHEHDLDRSLLAAQVAGARHLQGTVQFETSAVLKQFVGLWAVPHGQLLAGLAGAGLSIHRQYAGELARGFFHLNRLISLPQDVKKGKLFLPLDNLEQRGVSVEQLRTGDIDEGMRGLLWKESVRIRDALAQGRPLIANLSLRQRFALKRFWVGALELLKELERRDFDLWSRPLNLPFFRRVQVYVQTLLGRSVSQ; this is encoded by the coding sequence GTGGACCTTCCTCGACCATTTTACAACCAGTGGTCCTCCCAGCGACGGCCCGCTGCCCACGCCCTTTGGGATTGGCACTCGGCCCTCACGCAACCGCAACCCATTGGAGAGAACGGGACCGAAGAACGTCAGCAGCACTTTTTTGAGGAAGAACGGGCCCGCGCCGAAGCAGGCGAACCGATGCGTCTGGTTCGTAAAGAGGTCTGGCAAGAGGCCTATTCAGTGTGTCACGAGCATGACCTGGATCGGTCGCTTCTGGCGGCGCAGGTCGCCGGGGCCCGTCATCTTCAGGGGACTGTCCAGTTTGAGACGAGCGCAGTGCTTAAGCAGTTTGTGGGCCTCTGGGCCGTGCCGCACGGACAGCTATTGGCCGGATTGGCGGGCGCAGGGCTTTCCATCCATCGCCAGTACGCTGGGGAACTCGCTCGAGGGTTTTTCCATCTCAACCGGCTCATTTCCCTCCCGCAAGATGTAAAAAAAGGGAAGCTGTTTCTTCCCCTGGACAATCTAGAGCAGCGAGGAGTATCTGTCGAACAACTCCGCACCGGTGACATCGACGAGGGCATGCGGGGGCTTTTGTGGAAGGAAAGCGTTCGGATTCGCGATGCCCTCGCGCAGGGGCGTCCCCTGATCGCAAACCTCTCGTTGCGGCAGCGCTTTGCGCTGAAGCGATTTTGGGTGGGGGCGCTCGAACTATTAAAGGAACTGGAGCGTCGTGACTTCGATCTCTGGAGCCGTCCGCTGAACCTCCCGTTCTTTCGGCGCGTGCAGGTATACGTGCAAACTCTCCTCGGCCGCTCGGTGTCACAGTAG
- the purM gene encoding phosphoribosylformylglycinamidine cyclo-ligase — MTTYKEAGVDVDAGDDAVDRIRPMVRETFTPGVLADIGAFGSFFELDLDGVEQPVLVSSIDGVGTKVKVAARAERYDTVGQDLVNHCVNDIAVCGAKPLYFLDYVGTGELDPGVAEEVVQGFATACKENECALVGGEIAEMPDVYGSDDFDLVGTIVGVVDKPKIVNGETVQPGDVLLGLPSTGIHTNGYTLARTVLFDRYDVDDTLDELGGETIGEALLRVHRSYLSAIQSLVDAGLAQGLVHVTGGGLPGNLRRVMPEGCRASVDYEAWTRPPLFDRIQRDGEVPEADMRQTFNLGIGLVAVVREADVEEARRVLEQDGESPVRIGEVTATD, encoded by the coding sequence ATGACTACCTACAAAGAGGCTGGGGTCGACGTCGACGCCGGTGACGACGCCGTCGATCGCATTCGCCCAATGGTCCGCGAGACGTTCACGCCCGGTGTGCTGGCCGACATTGGCGCATTTGGGTCGTTTTTTGAATTGGACCTAGACGGGGTGGAACAGCCGGTACTCGTTTCCTCCATCGATGGGGTCGGGACGAAGGTGAAAGTGGCGGCGCGGGCCGAGCGCTACGACACGGTGGGGCAGGATCTTGTGAATCACTGCGTCAACGATATCGCCGTGTGCGGGGCCAAACCCCTTTATTTTCTGGACTACGTGGGGACTGGCGAACTGGATCCTGGCGTGGCGGAAGAGGTGGTGCAGGGATTTGCAACAGCCTGCAAGGAAAATGAGTGTGCCCTCGTAGGCGGGGAGATCGCGGAAATGCCGGACGTTTACGGATCCGATGATTTTGACCTTGTAGGGACCATTGTCGGCGTGGTCGACAAGCCGAAGATTGTAAATGGGGAGACAGTGCAGCCGGGCGATGTGCTTCTGGGGCTGCCGTCGACGGGGATTCACACGAACGGATACACTCTTGCTCGGACCGTTCTCTTTGACCGCTATGACGTGGACGATACGCTCGACGAGCTGGGCGGCGAGACGATTGGGGAGGCACTGCTTCGGGTTCACCGCTCGTACCTCAGCGCCATTCAGTCCCTCGTAGACGCAGGCCTAGCGCAGGGGCTCGTGCACGTGACTGGAGGTGGGCTGCCGGGGAATCTGCGCCGCGTTATGCCGGAAGGCTGTCGCGCGTCCGTCGACTACGAGGCCTGGACCCGACCGCCCCTCTTTGATCGCATTCAGCGGGATGGGGAGGTGCCGGAGGCGGATATGCGACAGACCTTCAATCTTGGCATTGGCCTCGTGGCCGTTGTGCGGGAGGCCGACGTCGAGGAGGCGCGGCGCGTACTGGAGCAGGACGGGGAGTCTCCGGTCCGTATCGGCGAAGTGACGGCTACGGATTAG
- the plsY gene encoding glycerol-3-phosphate 1-O-acyltransferase PlsY — protein sequence MLSLFLIALISYFLGSIPGALWSSKALHGVDIRNYGSKNAGATNAFRVVGWQAGVLATIVDMGKGYLAAGVVASVIRIDPLPALNIFGWDTGVVVGLMAGLVAILGHMFPIFARFEGGKGVNSAAGILIALTPWTMLYTMAVFVLVLFTSRYVSLASITAAVAFPTIVAIRKYGFGVDLDPSLLVVGILIATAIVVAHQSNIRRLLRGNENRVSSFSPAQGMLGRGEI from the coding sequence ATGCTGAGTCTTTTTCTAATCGCACTGATCAGTTACTTCCTGGGCTCCATTCCCGGTGCTCTATGGTCAAGCAAAGCCCTCCACGGTGTAGATATCCGCAACTACGGAAGCAAAAATGCGGGCGCTACGAATGCCTTTCGGGTTGTGGGATGGCAGGCCGGGGTGCTCGCGACGATTGTGGACATGGGCAAAGGGTACCTTGCGGCGGGGGTGGTGGCGAGTGTCATCCGAATCGATCCGCTGCCAGCCCTGAACATCTTTGGATGGGACACTGGTGTTGTTGTGGGACTGATGGCTGGACTCGTGGCCATTCTTGGTCATATGTTTCCCATCTTTGCGCGCTTCGAAGGAGGGAAAGGCGTTAATTCGGCAGCCGGCATCCTCATTGCCCTCACGCCGTGGACGATGCTCTACACGATGGCCGTGTTTGTGTTGGTGCTCTTTACGTCCCGATACGTCTCATTGGCCTCAATTACGGCCGCGGTGGCGTTTCCTACCATCGTTGCCATTCGAAAGTACGGATTTGGGGTGGATCTTGACCCCAGCCTCCTCGTCGTTGGGATTCTCATCGCGACCGCAATTGTGGTTGCCCACCAGTCCAATATCCGGCGCTTGCTGCGCGGAAATGAGAATCGCGTAAGCTCGTTTTCCCCTGCACAGGGCATGCTGGGACGGGGAGAGATTTAA